The Comamonas sp. GB3 AK4-5 genome includes a region encoding these proteins:
- the cyoE gene encoding heme o synthase: MNAEALTSPSRWTQFYALTKPRVVQLIVFCAFIGMVLAVPGLPTAAQWVHMAVACIGIWLVAGAAAAFNCLVERHIDARMKRTSWRPTAKGELSPQQALAFSAILCMAGAAILVSFTNALTMWLTLATFIGYAVIYTVVLKPATPQNIVIGGASGAMPPVLGWAAMTGDVGPEALVLFLIIFLWTPPHFWALALYRVEDYKKSGLPMLPVTHGPRYTQLQILLYTLVLFAGCLLPVIFGMSGWLYLAVASVLCLGFSWYALRLWMNYSDALARKTFRFSLIHLSGVFAALLIDHYLVGTLY; this comes from the coding sequence ATGAATGCCGAAGCCCTTACCTCCCCGTCGCGTTGGACCCAGTTCTACGCACTGACCAAGCCCCGCGTGGTCCAGCTGATTGTGTTTTGTGCCTTTATCGGCATGGTGCTGGCCGTGCCCGGTCTGCCCACGGCAGCGCAGTGGGTGCATATGGCCGTGGCCTGTATCGGCATCTGGCTAGTGGCCGGTGCGGCAGCGGCCTTCAACTGCCTGGTGGAACGCCATATCGATGCGCGCATGAAGCGCACCAGCTGGCGCCCCACGGCCAAGGGCGAACTCTCGCCCCAGCAGGCACTGGCCTTCTCGGCCATCTTGTGCATGGCCGGTGCGGCCATTTTGGTGAGCTTCACCAATGCGCTGACCATGTGGCTGACGCTGGCCACTTTCATCGGCTACGCCGTGATCTACACCGTGGTGCTCAAGCCGGCCACGCCGCAGAACATCGTCATCGGCGGTGCCTCCGGCGCCATGCCCCCGGTGCTGGGCTGGGCCGCCATGACGGGCGATGTGGGCCCCGAGGCCCTGGTGCTGTTCCTCATCATCTTTTTGTGGACGCCACCCCATTTCTGGGCCCTGGCCCTGTACCGCGTCGAAGACTATAAAAAGTCCGGTCTGCCCATGCTGCCCGTGACCCACGGCCCACGCTACACCCAGCTGCAAATCCTGCTCTACACCCTGGTGCTGTTTGCAGGCTGCCTGCTGCCCGTGATCTTTGGCATGAGCGGCTGGCTCTACCTGGCCGTCGCCAGCGTGCTATGCCTGGGTTTCAGCTGGTATGCGCTGCGCCTGTGGATGAACTATTCCGACGCCCTGGCACGCAAGACCTTCCGCTTTTCGCTGATCCACCTCAGCGGCGTTTTTGCCGCCCTGCTGATCGACCACTACCTGGTCGGAACGCTGTATTGA